GACCTGGTTGGCACCACCCTGGCCGGCTACACCGCGTACACGAGAAAGCAGCCCGGCCCGGACCTGGACCTGGTCGCTCAGCTCGCCACCGCGATCGACGTGCCGGTTGTCGCGGAGGGCCGGATCCACACCCCGGCCCAGGCGGCGCAGGCGCTGCGGGCCGGGGCGTGGGCGGTGGTGGTGGGCACCGCGATCACCCATCCCACCACCATCACCGGCTGGTTCGCGTCGGCGATGGCGTCCTCCCGGTAGCGGCTGAAGCACGACCCGGGCGCCGACGGTCCGGCTCGGACAGGCGCGTCGGCGGCACCCCCTACCCACTGACCATCAAGGCGTCACGGAGGCCATGCTGTGGCTTTGAGCGATCTCACCCTGGCCGACTGCTGGGCGTACCGACCAGACCTGGCTGTTCCGGAGGACCTGGACGCCTTCTGGGAGCGGACGCTGCGTGCCGACGGACCGGCGGCGGCGGCGTACGAGCCCGTCGACACGGGTCTCACCCAGATCCGCACCTGGTCGGTCACCGTCGCCGGCTACAGCGGCGAGCCCGTGCACGGCTGGCTGCACCTGCCGGCGAATGCCACCGGGCCGCTGGCCTGCGTGGTCGAGTACCTCGGGTACGGCCGTGGCCGTGGCCTGCCCCACGAGAAACTGTTCTGGGCCGCGGCGGGCTTCGCTCACCTGATCATGGACACCCGGGGTCAGGGCTGGAGCGCCGCGCCGGGCGCCACCGCCGACCCGCACCGGTATCCGGCCGGCACCGTTCCGGGCTTCCTCACCCGCGGCGTCACCCGACCGGAGGACTTCTACTACCGCAGGCTGATCACCGACGCGGTCCGGTTCGCCCGGGCTGCCCAGGAGCATCCCGCCGTCGACCCCGACCGGGTCGCCGTCACCGGCATCAGCCAGGGCGGCGGCCTCTCGCTGGCGGTGGCCGCGCTGTTCCCGGGCGTGGCGGCGGCCATGCCCGACGTGCCCTTCCTGTGTGACTTCCCGCGCGCTGTCCAGGTCGCCGGTCAGGGCCCCTACGGCGAGGTCGCCGAGTATCTCGCGCTGTACCGCGACCGGAGCAGCCAGGTGTTCCGCACGTTGTCGTACGTCGACGCCGCCGTGCTCGCGCCCGGCGCAACCGCGCCCGCGCTGTTCTCCATCGCGATGATGGACCAGATCTGCCCGCCCTCGACCTGCTTCGCGGCCTACCACCGCTACGGCGGCGACAAGGAACTGCGCGTGTACGAGTTCAACGACCACGAAGGTGGCGAGGCGCAACAGCAGCTCGAACAGCTCGCCTGGCTGCACAAGCTCTTCGGCCGCTGAGGACAGAGGCGGCGACGGCCCCGATGGACACCCCGCCGCGGGTCAGCGTGGCTCCCACGCGTCGGGCAGCGCGGTGAGCTTACGGACGTGGGCGGGCAGCCGACCGCTGATGATCTCGGCGAGGCTCACCTCGTCGACCACGCGCCGCACCGCCGCGCGCACCGCCACCCACAGACCGGGCAGGTTCTCGGCCGAGCCCTCGTATTGGGTCTCCTCGGGGCGCAGGCCGCGTACCCCGGCCAGCGGGCCGTCCACGGCGCGCAGCACCGCGCCGACGGTCACCTCGCGCGGCGGGCGTGCCAACGTGTATCCACCCTCGGCGCCGCGCTGGGCGCGTACGACGCCGGCCCGGCGCAGATCCGCCAGGACCGCCTCCAGGAACTTGCGGGGCATGTCCTGCTCTTCGGCGATGGCCTGGGTGGACAGCAGCGAGGGGTACGCGGTGGCGAGGCTCAGCGCTGCCCGTACCGCGTAGTCGCCGCGCGCGGAGATCTGCACCCTGTCATCATGCCCGGCCGGTGCCCGCCGGCCCGCCGGGCGTCCCGGGTCGCCCGGCGTGGCCGCCGTTGGCCGGTTCGCCGAGGATGCCGGGGCGGAATCTACCGCCGTTGGCGCCCGTCGGCTCGACCGGCGGCCGGGGCCGGACCAC
The window above is part of the Micromonospora sp. LH3U1 genome. Proteins encoded here:
- a CDS encoding acetylxylan esterase, which produces MALSDLTLADCWAYRPDLAVPEDLDAFWERTLRADGPAAAAYEPVDTGLTQIRTWSVTVAGYSGEPVHGWLHLPANATGPLACVVEYLGYGRGRGLPHEKLFWAAAGFAHLIMDTRGQGWSAAPGATADPHRYPAGTVPGFLTRGVTRPEDFYYRRLITDAVRFARAAQEHPAVDPDRVAVTGISQGGGLSLAVAALFPGVAAAMPDVPFLCDFPRAVQVAGQGPYGEVAEYLALYRDRSSQVFRTLSYVDAAVLAPGATAPALFSIAMMDQICPPSTCFAAYHRYGGDKELRVYEFNDHEGGEAQQQLEQLAWLHKLFGR
- a CDS encoding RrF2 family transcriptional regulator, with the translated sequence MQISARGDYAVRAALSLATAYPSLLSTQAIAEEQDMPRKFLEAVLADLRRAGVVRAQRGAEGGYTLARPPREVTVGAVLRAVDGPLAGVRGLRPEETQYEGSAENLPGLWVAVRAAVRRVVDEVSLAEIISGRLPAHVRKLTALPDAWEPR